A genomic segment from Desulfurispirillum indicum S5 encodes:
- the ccoO gene encoding cytochrome-c oxidase, cbb3-type subunit II, whose product MWEKKPLLFLILATMTILVGTIVTMVLPFFWVNTEADRIETVTPYSPLEQAGRDIYIREGCNNCHTQTVRPLVAEVLRYGEYSKSGEYIYDRPHLWGSRRTGPDLARVGGKYPDAWHYQHMAEPASMFPRTNMPAYPFLSDRTLNPRSVERNMRALGLPYTDAEIAALEGKTEMDAMVAYMQKLGTGIPWREAARTTFVGELTNPYSGDASVLPEARQIYAQNCAACHGAELQGGIGPALRGGGKSESQLYEITYNGIMEKGMPGYSHLGSDRVWKLITLMKAE is encoded by the coding sequence ATGTGGGAAAAGAAACCACTGCTCTTCCTGATTCTGGCCACCATGACCATCCTGGTGGGTACCATCGTCACCATGGTGCTGCCTTTCTTCTGGGTAAACACCGAAGCCGACCGCATTGAAACCGTCACCCCCTACAGCCCGCTGGAGCAGGCCGGCAGGGACATCTATATCCGCGAAGGCTGCAACAACTGTCACACCCAGACTGTCCGTCCCCTGGTGGCCGAAGTGCTGCGCTACGGCGAATACTCAAAATCCGGTGAGTACATCTACGACCGTCCCCACCTGTGGGGCTCCCGCCGCACCGGGCCCGACCTGGCCCGGGTAGGTGGCAAGTATCCCGACGCCTGGCACTACCAGCACATGGCCGAACCCGCTTCCATGTTCCCCAGAACCAATATGCCCGCCTACCCCTTCCTGAGTGACCGCACGCTGAACCCCCGCAGCGTGGAGCGCAACATGCGCGCCCTGGGCCTGCCCTACACGGACGCGGAAATCGCCGCCCTGGAAGGCAAAACAGAAATGGACGCCATGGTTGCCTACATGCAGAAGCTGGGCACCGGCATTCCCTGGCGCGAAGCCGCCCGCACCACCTTCGTGGGCGAGTTGACCAACCCCTATAGCGGTGACGCCTCCGTCCTGCCAGAAGCCCGCCAGATCTACGCCCAGAACTGCGCCGCCTGCCATGGCGCCGAGCTGCAGGGAGGCATAGGCCCGGCCCTGCGCGGCGGTGGCAAAAGTGAAAGCCAGCTCTATGAAATCACCTACAACGGTATCATGGAAAAAGGCATGCCCGGCTACTCCCACCTGGGCTCCGACCGCGTCTGGAAGCTGATTACCCTGATGAAGGCCGAGTGA
- a CDS encoding cbb3-type cytochrome oxidase subunit 3 — MIWGSIFYLATTFILFGIFVAIVVYTYSRKNRKRLEDPKYRMLDDEDKQE, encoded by the coding sequence ATGATCTGGGGCAGCATTTTCTACCTGGCCACCACCTTCATCCTCTTTGGCATCTTTGTGGCCATCGTGGTGTACACTTACAGCCGCAAGAACCGCAAACGACTGGAAGACCCCAAGTACCGCATGCTCGACGACGAAGACAAGCAGGAGTGA
- a CDS encoding c-type cytochrome: MSDNHDNHEIDGIREDRKKNPPTYYLILLAGLVIWAIGYMGYHFISGWNQEDAFAQRLEAHKERTAQQQGSEPQAAPASNDPASIKRGKDLYDNQCAMCHGQGGGGGFATDLTIKSRYKYGFDRDAVFQSIREGRPGGMPSSANLLSQRQIDDITNYVISVIRE; the protein is encoded by the coding sequence ATGAGCGACAACCATGACAACCACGAAATAGACGGCATCCGCGAAGACCGTAAAAAGAACCCGCCCACCTACTACCTCATTCTGCTGGCGGGCCTGGTGATCTGGGCCATCGGCTACATGGGCTACCACTTCATCAGCGGCTGGAATCAGGAAGACGCCTTTGCCCAGCGCTTGGAGGCCCATAAGGAACGCACCGCCCAGCAGCAGGGCAGCGAACCCCAGGCAGCTCCGGCCAGCAATGACCCTGCCAGCATCAAACGCGGCAAAGACCTCTACGACAATCAGTGCGCCATGTGCCACGGCCAGGGTGGCGGTGGTGGCTTTGCCACCGACCTGACCATCAAGAGCCGTTACAAGTACGGCTTTGACCGTGACGCTGTCTTCCAGAGCATCCGCGAAGGACGCCCCGGCGGCATGCCCTCGTCGGCCAACCTGCTCTCCCAACGCCAGATAGACGACATTACCAACTACGTCATATCGGTTATCAGGGAATAG
- a CDS encoding 4Fe-4S dicluster domain-containing protein, which yields MPATLTPKRRAIQWLLVITALTIPFIEISSGPLLRMDFAAGRLHLFGITIASHQILLLLPLTLALILLFVLITIILGRAWCGWFCPQTLLMNISECTARRLGLQVKGGNVSGSAWRKTLFHLTNLILALLVSANLVWYFLAPATFFQRLLSWELGAAATMGWLLSATTIFISLSLLRRTFCTQICPYGRFQTTLLTPATLTLQYHPAHAHRCIRCNACVRACPTGIDIREGYQIECINCGNCLDACRQVMARKNESGIIRYTFGIDDQPWPKLFSTPVLLIGSVFLIATTAFVTIATNQSDTSLTIRRSATIESRLLSENRQITFYTARIANRSQHERTYQLRLAPADQEHFHLPGIPPTIIMSAGENREITIALQTATPPPKANATLQLVQDGDVVHEMTLRVVEVQDQPQPHME from the coding sequence ATGCCCGCCACCCTGACCCCCAAACGACGCGCCATCCAGTGGTTGCTGGTCATCACCGCCCTCACCATTCCCTTTATCGAAATATCCAGCGGCCCCCTGCTGCGCATGGACTTTGCCGCTGGCAGGCTGCACCTCTTCGGCATCACCATCGCCTCCCACCAGATACTCCTGCTGCTGCCCCTGACCCTGGCCCTCATCCTGCTCTTCGTACTGATCACCATTATCCTGGGACGCGCCTGGTGCGGCTGGTTCTGCCCCCAGACCCTGCTGATGAATATAAGTGAATGCACCGCCCGTCGACTGGGACTTCAGGTCAAAGGGGGAAACGTCTCCGGCAGCGCTTGGCGTAAAACCCTCTTCCACCTGACAAACCTCATCCTCGCCCTCCTGGTCAGCGCCAACCTCGTCTGGTATTTTCTGGCACCAGCGACCTTTTTCCAGCGCCTGCTCTCATGGGAACTGGGAGCTGCCGCCACCATGGGCTGGCTTCTCAGCGCGACCACCATCTTCATAAGCCTCAGCCTGCTGCGACGCACCTTCTGCACCCAGATATGCCCCTATGGACGCTTCCAGACCACCCTGCTGACCCCCGCCACCCTGACCCTGCAGTACCACCCCGCCCACGCCCACCGCTGCATCCGCTGCAACGCCTGCGTGCGCGCCTGCCCCACCGGCATCGACATCCGGGAAGGCTACCAGATCGAATGCATCAACTGCGGCAATTGCCTGGACGCCTGTCGCCAGGTCATGGCCCGCAAGAACGAAAGCGGCATCATCCGCTACACCTTCGGCATTGACGACCAGCCATGGCCCAAGCTCTTCAGCACTCCCGTACTGCTCATCGGCAGCGTATTCCTCATCGCCACCACCGCCTTCGTCACCATAGCCACCAACCAATCGGACACCAGCCTCACCATCCGCCGCTCCGCCACCATCGAAAGCCGCCTGCTCTCCGAAAACCGGCAGATCACCTTCTACACCGCCCGTATCGCCAACCGCAGCCAGCACGAGCGCACCTATCAACTGCGCCTGGCCCCCGCCGATCAGGAACACTTCCACCTGCCCGGAATCCCTCCCACCATAATCATGAGTGCCGGCGAAAACCGGGAAATCACCATCGCCCTGCAGACCGCAACACCCCCGCCAAAAGCAAACGCCACCCTGCAGCTGGTGCAGGATGGCGATGTGGTACATGAGATGACACTGCGGGTGGTGGAAGTTCAGGATCAGCCGCAGCCCCACATGGAGTAA
- a CDS encoding IS3 family transposase, with protein MEPGHKNLSIRMQCKLLGISHSTYYYQSRSSALEESDLEILKVVLRVLQDIPTFGYRKIAIQLNEEHDMAVSSKQVRRIMHKHGLRAIYPKPNLSRANKQHKKYPYLLRGLNIWLPNQVWATDITYLKLGAKTVYLTAIIDLFSRKVLSWRISNTMDTCFCLEALDEAIRRYGVPGIFNTDQGSQYSSEAFTQRLKSHGIRISMDGKGRALDNVYVERLWRSVKYENIYIKCYENMTELKEGVKRYFTFYNSRRFHQSLDYRTPDKMYMSVFRIKEEKLAA; from the coding sequence ATAGAGCCAGGCCATAAAAACCTGAGCATACGGATGCAGTGCAAGTTGCTTGGCATCAGCCACTCGACCTACTATTACCAGTCACGTTCGTCGGCGCTGGAGGAATCTGATCTTGAAATACTGAAGGTTGTTCTCAGGGTGCTGCAAGACATTCCCACCTTCGGTTATCGCAAGATAGCCATACAGCTCAATGAGGAACATGATATGGCCGTGAGTTCCAAACAGGTGCGGCGCATTATGCACAAGCATGGGCTGCGTGCGATTTACCCCAAACCCAATCTTTCACGGGCCAACAAGCAGCACAAGAAGTATCCGTACTTGCTGCGAGGATTGAATATCTGGCTTCCCAACCAGGTTTGGGCCACTGATATCACGTACTTGAAGCTTGGCGCCAAGACGGTGTACCTGACAGCTATCATAGATCTGTTCAGCCGCAAAGTACTGAGCTGGCGCATCTCCAACACCATGGATACCTGCTTTTGCCTCGAAGCACTGGATGAAGCCATCAGACGCTATGGAGTCCCTGGGATATTCAACACCGACCAGGGAAGCCAATATAGCTCAGAGGCATTTACGCAAAGACTCAAGAGTCACGGCATCAGAATCAGCATGGACGGCAAAGGCAGAGCCCTTGACAATGTCTACGTAGAGCGCCTTTGGCGCAGTGTGAAATACGAAAACATCTATATCAAATGCTATGAGAACATGACCGAACTCAAGGAAGGAGTAAAGCGATACTTCACCTTCTACAATAGCAGAAGGTTTCATCAGTCTCTTGACTACAGAACACCAGACAAAATGTACATGTCAGTATTTAGAATAAAGGAGGAAAAGCTTGCGGCATAG
- a CDS encoding transposase, protein MTIVQRKTFTNEFKAKVALEALREEKTVQELAQEYEVHPQQIKEWKKRALEAMPDIFDRPNKKKGKDKEDRNVDALYKQIGMLQVEKDFLKKKYVQLYGHEPKMP, encoded by the coding sequence GTGACTATAGTGCAACGTAAGACATTTACCAATGAGTTCAAAGCCAAGGTAGCCCTTGAGGCGCTGCGTGAAGAAAAGACTGTTCAGGAGCTGGCTCAGGAGTATGAGGTTCATCCCCAGCAGATCAAGGAGTGGAAGAAGCGTGCTCTGGAAGCCATGCCTGATATATTCGATCGTCCCAACAAGAAGAAGGGCAAGGACAAAGAGGATCGCAATGTTGACGCCCTTTACAAGCAAATTGGCATGCTTCAGGTTGAGAAGGACTTCCTAAAAAAAAAGTATGTGCAACTCTACGGTCACGAGCCAAAAATGCCATAG
- a CDS encoding leucine-rich repeat domain-containing protein, with protein MSTQSTEPAPDDSPAQCLLLRFQRISLFLAAITLLTLMNGCGGGGGGGGGTAPETPWNVSASLVDGGVSVSWTGVNNATAYHVYYSRTPDSGTTGTRFTPTHPELQPHTIVTGLENYKSYYFVVTASNKHGESAPSSEVSAIPSERITAETLQNKFDPNLQECLTGHDMGFFTTIYELTCSEKNITNLSGMENYLLGLETLSITESESTPSTLSDLPPLASLPSLRSITLNHQDISDLSPLGALPHLQGLNISYNKVNSLQPITDLTTLTALELRNNEISSIPSLANMTSLMSVTLPHNQMSDISGVVGLTAIIYLDLSYNNIADISALAGLSTLKGLDLPGNLIESEQLTHLANLSQLEFLYLDKNRIDDFSGLAAITSLKMLDLGDQDDDFKITAIPENIGNLIHLEQLGLRYNSISDLQNLSALSNSLRDLVLRGNAISDISPLASLTNLVWLELESNQIDTGVGSLVELTNIQMIKLDNNPGMSCSELETLIEFFGDRVSPSHVDPDTTCTSP; from the coding sequence ATGAGTACCCAGAGTACCGAGCCCGCTCCCGATGACTCCCCTGCTCAATGCCTACTGCTCCGATTCCAACGGATTTCGCTTTTCCTCGCTGCAATCACCCTCCTGACGCTCATGAACGGCTGCGGCGGGGGCGGAGGAGGTGGCGGCGGAACGGCACCGGAAACACCGTGGAATGTCTCCGCCTCCCTGGTGGATGGTGGCGTGTCTGTCAGCTGGACGGGCGTGAACAACGCCACCGCCTACCACGTATATTACTCCCGGACACCAGACAGCGGCACAACCGGCACCAGGTTCACTCCCACCCACCCCGAACTGCAGCCTCACACCATTGTCACCGGCCTGGAAAACTACAAATCCTACTACTTTGTGGTAACCGCTTCGAACAAGCATGGAGAGAGCGCGCCAAGCAGTGAAGTCTCGGCTATTCCATCGGAGCGTATAACAGCAGAAACACTGCAGAATAAGTTTGACCCCAACTTGCAGGAATGCCTGACTGGGCACGACATGGGATTTTTCACCACGATATATGAACTGACCTGCTCGGAAAAAAACATCACAAACCTGAGCGGCATGGAGAACTATCTACTTGGCCTGGAAACACTGTCCATAACCGAATCCGAGTCGACTCCATCCACACTGTCAGACCTGCCCCCCCTTGCCAGCCTTCCCTCCCTACGCAGCATTACCCTGAACCATCAGGACATCAGCGACCTCAGCCCACTTGGTGCGCTGCCTCACCTGCAGGGGTTGAATATCAGCTATAACAAGGTGAATTCGCTGCAGCCCATAACTGACCTGACTACCCTGACCGCACTGGAACTGCGCAATAACGAAATATCCTCTATCCCTTCACTGGCAAACATGACAAGCCTGATGAGCGTGACACTGCCCCATAATCAGATGAGCGATATTTCAGGCGTGGTTGGCCTTACCGCTATAATCTATCTTGACCTGTCATACAACAATATCGCAGATATCTCTGCCCTGGCTGGGCTCAGCACATTGAAAGGCCTGGATCTGCCAGGAAATCTCATTGAAAGCGAGCAGCTGACACACCTGGCAAACCTGTCCCAATTGGAATTTCTCTATCTCGACAAAAACAGAATAGATGACTTTTCAGGCCTTGCCGCCATCACCAGCCTGAAAATGCTCGACCTTGGTGACCAGGACGATGATTTCAAAATCACCGCCATTCCGGAGAATATCGGCAACCTCATTCACCTTGAGCAGCTTGGGCTTCGCTACAACAGCATCAGTGACCTCCAGAATTTGTCTGCCCTCAGCAACAGCCTGAGGGATCTTGTGCTGCGGGGAAATGCCATCAGTGACATCAGCCCCCTGGCTTCCCTGACAAACCTGGTCTGGCTTGAACTGGAGAGCAACCAGATTGACACTGGTGTCGGCTCACTGGTGGAGCTCACCAATATTCAAATGATCAAACTGGACAACAATCCGGGCATGAGTTGCAGTGAGCTGGAAACCCTCATTGAGTTTTTTGGAGATAGAGTTTCCCCTTCACATGTAGATCCAGACACTACCTGCACCAGCCCATAA
- a CDS encoding FixH family protein, which yields MLFPKSAPWLGIAILFAAFFLFSASAIHRAFTGVSAVTDPLYYQHGLKYYESVAEKRMAATLGWVATAELAGRQLSITLRDGTGAALEGGTARLELATAQGAMELALEAHPQGAYEAALPADLSGEVHLTFSFARDESRISRNFLVHLGE from the coding sequence ATGCTTTTCCCGAAATCCGCCCCCTGGCTGGGCATTGCCATACTGTTCGCGGCCTTCTTCCTCTTCAGCGCGTCGGCTATTCACCGCGCTTTCACGGGGGTCAGCGCGGTCACCGACCCCCTTTACTACCAGCACGGCCTGAAATACTACGAGAGTGTGGCGGAAAAGCGCATGGCGGCAACGCTTGGCTGGGTAGCGACGGCAGAGCTGGCGGGTCGCCAGCTGTCCATAACGTTGCGGGACGGCACAGGAGCTGCCCTGGAGGGCGGCACCGCCCGTCTGGAGCTCGCCACCGCCCAGGGGGCAATGGAACTGGCCCTTGAAGCTCATCCCCAGGGTGCATACGAGGCCGCACTGCCCGCCGACCTGTCGGGGGAAGTGCACCTGACCTTCAGTTTCGCCAGGGATGAAAGCCGCATCAGCCGCAATTTCCTGGTGCATCTCGGTGAGTAA
- a CDS encoding heavy metal translocating P-type ATPase, producing the protein MSNSRCYHCGDPNPAGAPICHEENGQRFLFCCHGCRSAFLLIRGAGLEQFYQQRQWDDEGLPAGAFDECYSAEYLERHTTAEPDGQRSISIFVEGIRCATCVWLVERMLLKIPGVTQARLNYGTHRARVAFDPERTSAQTIFQTLTRLGYLPRPYEQNHVEEARRREQRSLVIRFVTAAFLSMQLMGYSLALYAGYFQGMSAEARALMQVLSAIVTTPVVFYAGWPFLVGGWNSLRNRSPNMDTLICIGVLAAYFASLHAMVSDGEVYFDTAAMIVTLILAGRLFENMARNRALQGVERLLRVAPATACRLRDGQTETVDTASLAVGDIVLVRPGERFSVDGMVLEGQTEVDESIISGEPLPVLRGAGERVLAGAMNLSASVQVRVTTSAAESFIARIARVVEEAQSRKAPIEQLVNRISRVFVPIVVLVSAGSFTYWSAFPAEHTTPLLAAVAVLIIACPCALGLATPMAVLVGTASAARHGMLFRGGDIVEMTARIDTIAFDKTGTLTEGRPRVIHVEPFPSSAADELLRLAAMAEQGSVHPIARGILEEARRREIPLPSEPHSSTAIAGKGVICPTRHGTIRVGTPTLLDEGGVLVPGSPIAHHEGSTTVHVALEQQYHGVILLEDTPRQDSATTIAHLHTMGIRTALLTGDTRTAGHSLAKGLGIDEVHAEQLPAEKAQWISQRMASGNHVMMVGDGINDAPALSTAHIGCAMAGGTDVALEVSDIVLTRPQPLRIVDALTIARRIRRGIRQNLFWAFIYNVSAIPLAALGLLAPIHAAAAMTISSLCVVGNSLRLRRLS; encoded by the coding sequence GTGAGTAATTCCCGCTGCTACCACTGTGGCGACCCCAACCCCGCCGGTGCCCCCATCTGCCACGAGGAAAACGGCCAGCGCTTCCTCTTCTGCTGCCACGGTTGCCGCAGCGCTTTTCTTTTGATTCGCGGCGCGGGGCTGGAGCAGTTCTACCAGCAGCGCCAGTGGGACGATGAGGGTCTGCCCGCAGGGGCTTTCGATGAGTGCTACAGCGCCGAATACCTGGAGCGCCACACAACTGCGGAACCGGACGGCCAGCGCAGCATCAGTATTTTTGTGGAGGGCATTCGCTGCGCCACCTGCGTGTGGCTGGTGGAGCGCATGCTGCTGAAAATTCCCGGCGTCACCCAGGCCCGCCTCAACTACGGCACCCACCGGGCCAGGGTGGCCTTTGATCCCGAACGCACCAGCGCCCAGACGATTTTCCAGACCCTGACCCGTCTGGGCTACCTGCCCCGCCCCTACGAGCAGAACCATGTGGAGGAGGCGCGTCGCAGGGAACAGCGCTCCCTCGTCATCCGCTTTGTTACGGCGGCCTTCCTCTCCATGCAGCTCATGGGCTACTCCCTGGCCCTCTACGCCGGATACTTCCAGGGCATGAGCGCCGAAGCGCGCGCCCTCATGCAGGTGCTCAGCGCCATCGTCACCACTCCGGTGGTCTTCTATGCCGGCTGGCCCTTCCTGGTGGGAGGCTGGAACAGCCTGCGCAACCGCTCGCCCAATATGGACACCCTTATCTGCATTGGCGTGCTGGCCGCCTACTTTGCCAGCCTGCACGCCATGGTCAGTGATGGGGAAGTGTATTTTGACACCGCCGCCATGATCGTCACCCTGATTCTGGCGGGACGGCTCTTCGAAAATATGGCCCGTAACCGGGCGCTGCAGGGGGTGGAGCGCCTGCTGCGCGTTGCCCCGGCCACAGCCTGCCGCCTGCGGGACGGGCAGACCGAAACGGTGGATACGGCCTCTCTGGCAGTGGGCGATATAGTGCTGGTGCGCCCCGGTGAGCGCTTCAGCGTGGATGGAATGGTGCTAGAAGGGCAGACGGAGGTGGATGAATCCATCATCAGCGGTGAACCCCTGCCCGTGCTGCGCGGTGCCGGCGAGCGGGTACTGGCCGGCGCCATGAACCTGAGCGCCTCGGTGCAGGTGCGCGTAACCACCAGCGCCGCCGAATCCTTTATCGCCCGTATCGCGCGGGTGGTGGAAGAGGCCCAGTCCCGCAAGGCCCCTATCGAACAGCTGGTCAACCGTATCTCCCGTGTTTTCGTGCCCATTGTGGTGCTGGTCAGCGCCGGCTCCTTCACCTACTGGAGCGCCTTCCCCGCAGAGCACACCACCCCCCTGCTGGCGGCGGTGGCCGTACTCATCATCGCCTGCCCCTGCGCCCTGGGCCTGGCCACACCCATGGCAGTACTGGTGGGCACCGCCAGCGCAGCACGGCACGGCATGCTCTTCCGTGGCGGCGACATTGTGGAGATGACCGCCCGCATCGACACCATCGCCTTTGACAAAACCGGCACCCTCACCGAAGGGCGTCCCCGGGTCATTCACGTGGAGCCATTTCCCTCCAGCGCTGCGGATGAACTGCTGCGCCTGGCCGCCATGGCCGAACAGGGCAGCGTCCATCCCATCGCCAGGGGCATTCTGGAAGAAGCGCGCCGGCGGGAGATCCCCCTGCCCAGCGAGCCACACAGCAGCACCGCCATTGCCGGCAAGGGCGTAATCTGCCCCACCCGCCACGGCACCATCCGCGTGGGCACTCCCACCCTGCTGGACGAAGGCGGCGTCCTGGTGCCAGGCTCCCCCATAGCGCACCACGAAGGCAGCACCACTGTCCACGTGGCCCTGGAACAGCAGTACCACGGCGTTATCCTGCTGGAGGACACCCCCCGCCAGGACAGCGCCACCACCATCGCACACCTGCACACCATGGGAATACGCACCGCCCTGCTGACCGGGGATACCCGGACCGCCGGGCACTCCCTCGCCAAGGGGCTGGGCATTGACGAAGTGCACGCAGAGCAGCTGCCCGCCGAGAAAGCCCAGTGGATCAGCCAGCGCATGGCCAGCGGAAATCACGTCATGATGGTGGGCGACGGCATCAACGATGCCCCCGCCCTCAGCACCGCCCACATCGGCTGCGCCATGGCCGGTGGCACCGACGTCGCCCTGGAAGTCTCCGACATCGTCCTGACCCGCCCCCAGCCCCTGCGCATCGTGGACGCTCTGACCATCGCCCGCCGCATCCGGCGCGGCATCCGCCAGAACCTCTTCTGGGCCTTCATCTACAACGTCAGCGCCATCCCCCTGGCCGCCCTTGGCCTCCTGGCACCCATCCACGCCGCCGCCGCCATGACCATCAGCTCCCTGTGCGTGGTGGGGAATTCGTTGCGACTGCGCAGGCTGAGCTAG